The following proteins come from a genomic window of Streptomyces sp. NBC_01716:
- a CDS encoding GntR family transcriptional regulator yields MCVQIDAIIEDGGVAVAQPEYLRIAADLRRRISSGEYGPGDRLPTLPELCEAYRVSETTIRNALSLLRNEGLIESKARAGTRVRPQPPVHRMAADRYRTAPGARATPYTRDQGIGWSEYRLDKRFERVQANAELAALFECEPGERLLARHFVSHDNDEPTQMSTSYVRWSDVAGTPVADPINEPWPGGTRAQLGSLGIHVNRVTESFTAAMPTDAEAATLRVGAGVPVLRYTRRHIADTGRVVEVAHPIVRRGDTTVVDFVIDLDD; encoded by the coding sequence ATGTGTGTACAGATTGACGCGATCATTGAGGACGGTGGTGTGGCGGTGGCACAGCCCGAGTACCTGCGGATCGCCGCTGACCTGCGGCGCCGTATCTCCTCCGGCGAGTACGGACCCGGCGACCGGCTGCCCACGCTCCCCGAGCTGTGCGAGGCGTACCGCGTATCGGAGACGACCATCCGCAACGCGCTCAGCCTGCTCCGCAACGAGGGGCTGATCGAGTCCAAGGCGAGGGCCGGGACGCGGGTGAGGCCGCAGCCGCCCGTTCACCGTATGGCCGCCGACCGGTATCGCACCGCGCCCGGCGCCAGGGCCACGCCGTACACCCGCGACCAGGGCATCGGGTGGTCCGAGTACCGGCTCGACAAGCGCTTCGAACGGGTCCAGGCCAACGCGGAGTTGGCCGCGCTGTTCGAGTGCGAGCCCGGCGAACGGCTTCTCGCCCGGCACTTCGTCTCCCACGACAACGACGAGCCGACGCAGATGTCCACCAGCTACGTGCGCTGGTCCGATGTCGCCGGTACACCCGTGGCGGATCCGATCAACGAGCCGTGGCCCGGTGGCACGCGCGCGCAGCTCGGCAGCCTGGGCATCCATGTCAACCGCGTCACCGAGAGTTTCACGGCGGCGATGCCGACCGATGCCGAAGCCGCGACACTGCGTGTCGGTGCCGGGGTCCCGGTGCTGCGGTACACCCGACGGCACATCGCGGACACCGGACGCGTCGTGGAGGTCGCACATCCGATCGTGCGCAGAGGGGACACCACGGTCGTTGACTTCGTCATCGACCTGGACGACTGA
- a CDS encoding DUF2771 domain-containing protein, with amino-acid sequence MTAAFISARARRTGVALGAVSAGLLALSACDKPTPLATVTVGTDTVHSEAVCYNDGKSLGDEAVLRRCLNDTSERKTVTVSPDERIHFGVDPEIADNGWTFYVEGQRAEPQPDKNTFRTIQAGSFFASQTGELIDAVNLSIVETSEKERAVTGVWNFELKRES; translated from the coding sequence ATGACCGCTGCGTTTATCTCTGCCAGGGCCCGCCGGACCGGTGTCGCGCTCGGCGCCGTCTCCGCGGGCCTGCTCGCCCTCTCGGCCTGCGACAAGCCCACGCCGCTCGCGACGGTGACGGTCGGTACGGACACCGTGCACTCCGAGGCCGTCTGCTACAACGACGGCAAGTCGCTGGGCGACGAGGCCGTGCTCAGGAGGTGCCTCAACGACACCTCGGAACGCAAGACGGTCACGGTCTCCCCCGACGAGCGCATCCACTTCGGTGTCGACCCGGAGATCGCGGACAACGGCTGGACCTTCTACGTCGAGGGCCAGCGGGCCGAGCCCCAGCCGGACAAGAACACCTTCCGCACCATCCAGGCGGGCTCGTTCTTCGCCTCGCAGACCGGCGAGCTCATCGATGCCGTGAATCTGAGCATCGTCGAGACGAGCGAGAAGGAGCGGGCCGTGACCGGGGTCTGGAACTTCGAGCTGAAGCGGGAATCCTGA
- a CDS encoding DUF3027 domain-containing protein yields the protein MSAATTRSRTPDRLCAEAVDLARSAAEDAAAPGVVGEHVAVVSEGDRVVTHLFECKEMGYRGWRWAVTVARASRAKLVTLDETVLLPGPDSLQAPEWVPWSDRLRPGDMGPGDLLPTEAQDLRLEPGYSGEDTPPPNSAVPDAVTPQALAELVEAEDAEETDRGVLADEGTPLTVRGTIASVAEELGMRRARVLSRYGLHIAADRWDEAFGAKTPMAQAAPAPCVSCGFLLPLAGSLRQAFGVCANEFSPADGRVVSLAYGCGGHSEAAVMPTPPRPAPHVLDELGADAFPLGAPGEGS from the coding sequence GTGAGTGCTGCGACGACTCGAAGCCGAACCCCCGACCGCCTGTGTGCCGAGGCGGTGGACCTCGCGAGGTCGGCGGCCGAGGACGCTGCCGCGCCCGGTGTCGTCGGTGAACATGTGGCGGTGGTGTCCGAGGGTGACCGTGTAGTCACGCATCTCTTCGAATGCAAGGAGATGGGCTACCGCGGCTGGCGCTGGGCGGTGACGGTCGCGCGGGCGTCCCGCGCCAAGCTCGTCACCCTTGACGAAACGGTGCTGCTGCCCGGCCCCGACTCCCTCCAGGCCCCCGAATGGGTGCCGTGGAGCGACCGGCTGCGTCCCGGGGACATGGGCCCCGGCGATCTGCTGCCGACCGAGGCGCAGGATCTGCGCCTGGAGCCCGGCTACAGCGGCGAGGACACGCCCCCGCCGAACTCGGCGGTGCCCGACGCAGTCACCCCGCAGGCGCTGGCGGAGCTGGTCGAGGCGGAGGACGCGGAGGAGACGGACCGCGGCGTACTCGCCGACGAGGGCACACCGCTCACCGTCCGCGGCACGATCGCGTCGGTCGCCGAGGAACTGGGCATGCGCCGCGCCAGAGTGCTGTCCCGGTACGGCCTCCACATCGCGGCGGACCGCTGGGACGAGGCTTTCGGCGCCAAGACCCCCATGGCCCAGGCGGCACCCGCGCCCTGCGTATCGTGCGGCTTCCTCCTGCCACTGGCGGGCTCGCTGCGGCAGGCGTTCGGTGTCTGCGCGAACGAGTTCTCCCCGGCGGACGGCCGGGTGGTCTCCCTGGCCTACGGCTGCGGCGGCCACTCGGAAGCGGCGGTCATGCCGACCCCACCCCGCCCGGCACCGCACGTACTGGACGAACTGGGCGCGGACGCGTTCCCGCTGGGGGCGCCGGGCGAGGGGAGTTAG
- a CDS encoding futalosine hydrolase encodes MRVLVVTAVQAEADAVSDGLGAATERRLPGGYVLASHSGADVLAAGVGPAAAAAGTATALAVASPYDLVISAGIGGGFQPLAPVGSLVVADAIVAADLGAETPEGFLPVDELGFGRTVHHPPPELAARVAGLLDAVHAPVLTVSTVTGSAARAAELTARHPRAAAEAMEGFGVAEAAAAYAVPVVEIRAVSNAVGPRDRSAWRIGQALDALRYACRQLSPVFEKSPWESP; translated from the coding sequence GTGCGCGTACTGGTGGTGACGGCCGTTCAGGCCGAGGCCGACGCGGTCTCGGACGGGCTCGGGGCGGCCACGGAGCGCCGTCTGCCCGGCGGTTACGTCCTGGCCTCCCACTCCGGCGCCGATGTGCTGGCCGCCGGGGTCGGACCTGCGGCAGCGGCGGCCGGTACGGCGACGGCCCTCGCGGTTGCATCCCCGTACGACCTGGTGATCTCCGCCGGTATCGGCGGCGGGTTCCAGCCGCTCGCCCCGGTCGGCTCCCTGGTGGTGGCGGACGCGATCGTCGCCGCCGACCTCGGCGCCGAGACGCCCGAGGGTTTCCTCCCGGTGGACGAGCTGGGCTTCGGCCGCACCGTCCACCACCCGCCGCCGGAACTCGCCGCCCGCGTCGCGGGTCTTCTGGACGCCGTCCACGCGCCGGTGCTCACCGTCTCCACCGTGACCGGATCGGCGGCCCGTGCCGCCGAACTGACGGCACGTCACCCGCGCGCCGCCGCCGAGGCCATGGAGGGTTTCGGCGTCGCGGAGGCCGCGGCGGCGTACGCGGTGCCGGTGGTCGAGATCCGCGCGGTCTCCAACGCCGTTGGCCCGCGCGACCGTTCGGCCTGGCGCATCGGCCAGGCGCTGGATGCGCTGCGGTACGCCTGCCGCCAACTCAGCCCCGTCTTCGAGAAATCGCCATGGGAGTCGCCATGA
- a CDS encoding MFS transporter — translation MAAVRSSERSGPLRRVGRTVGRALHLPFTGTAKGIRKATHAHGAGESGLGRLIELHAVNGAGDVMITVALASTVFFSVPTDEARGRVALYLAVTMAPFTLLAPVIGPLLDRIPHGRRAAMAGAMLTRALLALTMSGAVATGGLELYPAALGVLVASKAYGVVRSAVVPRLLPPNFPLVRANSRVTLAGLLATGAAAPIGAGLHQIGPQWPLYGAFLIFAAGTFLAFTMPPKVDSAKGERKMQLVARGSKKRPSLRTVGPSVFNGLQANASHRALSGFLIFFLAFLLRQHPLAGQSAAVSLAIVGVCAGTGNAIGTAVGAWLKARAPEVIIATVLGLALTAAIFAAVFFGGLTIAVLATTAGFTQALSKLSLDACIQRDVPEEVRTSAFARAETALQMSWVVGGAIGIALPLNGVLGMSVAAGLVATGAAFSVRGLLGAARHGAPHPRAA, via the coding sequence GTGGCAGCCGTCAGGTCGTCCGAGCGCTCCGGTCCGCTCCGCAGAGTGGGGCGGACGGTCGGGCGTGCCCTGCACCTGCCGTTCACCGGCACCGCGAAGGGCATCCGCAAGGCCACGCACGCGCACGGCGCGGGCGAGTCCGGCCTCGGCAGGCTGATCGAACTGCACGCCGTGAACGGCGCGGGTGACGTCATGATCACCGTCGCCCTCGCGTCGACGGTCTTCTTCTCCGTACCGACCGACGAGGCCCGTGGCCGCGTCGCCCTCTACCTCGCCGTCACCATGGCCCCCTTCACGCTCCTGGCCCCGGTGATCGGCCCGCTCCTCGACCGCATCCCGCACGGCCGCCGGGCCGCGATGGCCGGCGCCATGCTGACCAGGGCGCTGCTCGCGCTGACCATGTCGGGCGCGGTCGCGACCGGCGGCCTGGAGCTGTATCCGGCCGCGCTGGGCGTGCTCGTCGCGTCGAAGGCTTACGGAGTCGTCCGCAGCGCCGTCGTGCCACGGCTGCTGCCACCGAATTTCCCCCTGGTCCGGGCCAATTCCCGGGTGACGCTCGCGGGCCTGCTCGCGACGGGCGCGGCGGCCCCGATCGGGGCCGGCCTCCATCAGATCGGCCCACAGTGGCCGCTGTACGGCGCGTTCCTCATCTTCGCCGCGGGCACCTTCCTGGCGTTCACGATGCCGCCGAAGGTGGACTCCGCGAAGGGCGAGCGCAAGATGCAGCTCGTGGCGCGCGGGAGCAAGAAGCGGCCGAGTCTGCGCACGGTCGGCCCGTCCGTCTTCAACGGCCTCCAGGCGAACGCGTCGCACCGCGCGCTCTCCGGCTTCCTGATCTTCTTCCTGGCGTTCCTGCTGCGCCAGCACCCGTTGGCGGGGCAGAGCGCCGCCGTCTCGCTGGCCATCGTGGGTGTCTGCGCGGGCACGGGCAACGCGATCGGTACGGCGGTGGGCGCCTGGCTCAAGGCCCGCGCGCCCGAGGTGATCATCGCGACCGTGCTGGGTCTCGCCCTCACGGCGGCGATCTTCGCGGCGGTGTTCTTCGGCGGCCTGACGATCGCGGTGCTCGCCACCACGGCCGGTTTCACCCAGGCCCTCTCGAAGCTGTCGCTGGACGCGTGCATCCAGCGGGACGTCCCGGAGGAGGTCCGTACGTCCGCCTTCGCGCGCGCCGAGACGGCGCTCCAGATGTCCTGGGTGGTGGGCGGCGCGATCGGTATCGCCCTGCCGCTCAACGGGGTGCTCGGCATGTCGGTGGCCGCCGGTCTGGTGGCGACCGGGGCGGCCTTCTCCGTACGGGGGCTGCTCGGCGCGGCCCGGCACGGCGCGCCGCACCCGCGCGCCGCCTGA
- a CDS encoding 1,4-dihydroxy-6-naphthoate synthase produces MGVAMRHAAVPPLRIAYSPCPNDTFVFDAWAHGRVPGAPELDVTFADIDITNGMAERGELDVLKVSYAVLPWVLDEYTLLPCGGALGRGNGPLVLTRGPDADLTGATVAVPSERSTAYLLFRLWAADVLPGGVGRIVVMPFNEIMPAVRDGKVDAGLVIHEARFTYQDYGLHSLADMGEHWESTTGLPIPLGAIIAKRNLGTDTLQSLADSARTSVRMAWDDPEASRPYVRAHAQEMDPAVADQHIALYVNEFTADLGEDGYAAVRGLLTRAADEGLVPQLSPDALTFG; encoded by the coding sequence ATGGGAGTCGCCATGAGGCACGCCGCCGTACCACCCCTGCGGATCGCGTACTCGCCCTGTCCCAACGACACGTTCGTCTTCGACGCCTGGGCGCACGGCCGGGTGCCGGGCGCGCCCGAGCTGGACGTGACGTTCGCGGACATCGACATCACCAACGGCATGGCCGAGCGCGGCGAGCTGGACGTGCTGAAGGTGTCGTACGCCGTGCTGCCGTGGGTCCTCGACGAGTACACGCTGCTGCCGTGCGGCGGGGCGCTCGGCCGCGGGAACGGCCCGCTGGTCCTGACCCGGGGGCCGGACGCCGACCTGACCGGTGCGACCGTCGCCGTACCGTCCGAACGCTCCACCGCCTACCTGCTGTTCAGGCTGTGGGCGGCCGATGTGCTGCCGGGCGGCGTGGGCCGGATCGTGGTCATGCCCTTCAACGAGATCATGCCGGCGGTGCGCGACGGCAAGGTCGACGCGGGACTCGTCATCCACGAGGCGCGCTTCACCTACCAGGACTACGGGCTGCACAGCCTCGCCGACATGGGCGAGCACTGGGAGTCCACGACGGGCCTGCCGATCCCGCTGGGCGCGATCATCGCGAAGCGGAATCTGGGCACGGACACGCTCCAGTCGCTGGCGGATTCGGCGCGTACGTCGGTCCGGATGGCGTGGGACGACCCGGAGGCATCGCGCCCGTACGTCCGCGCGCACGCGCAGGAGATGGACCCGGCGGTGGCGGACCAGCACATCGCGCTGTACGTCAACGAGTTCACCGCGGACCTGGGCGAGGACGGCTACGCGGCGGTACGGGGCCTCCTCACGCGCGCGGCGGACGAGGGCCTGGTCCCGCAGCTCTCCCCGGACGCGCTGACCTTCGGCTGA
- a CDS encoding questin oxidase family protein, with translation MTKDTNGAHDANGSGILEEALERLHASGPEIYNWRLTNHAPMVAEALATHGRSGSVHRWLDAYEVRLDDFPTPVSPVTDANWREALGDTRRGADWIAYFLRAIEERPWRDVLAQWWPRLLPGLYGGATHPVIRVGHAVRVITKSGENAPRLAELAHGLGYWAARHRPVAGLTPLPGAPDADGALDAVPPIADFTGGFTDRLPRVDRLPVWSADVTDPDEARLRLTDLVRAATHRYATHGHGEPTMLVHAATAPNAVLRTLPALPRALWVPSLHAAWTATAAVTAMYAPPGPAPYAPVTGTTAEEVLERALAHGDEHVIKFADTAVDVGDERALTAALRAADLSEPLPY, from the coding sequence ATGACGAAGGACACGAACGGCGCGCACGACGCGAACGGCAGCGGCATTCTCGAAGAGGCCCTGGAGCGGCTGCACGCCTCCGGGCCCGAGATCTACAATTGGCGTCTCACCAACCACGCCCCCATGGTGGCCGAGGCGCTCGCCACCCACGGCCGGTCGGGGTCCGTGCACCGGTGGCTGGACGCGTACGAGGTCAGGCTCGACGACTTCCCCACCCCCGTCTCCCCCGTCACCGACGCCAACTGGCGCGAGGCGCTGGGCGACACGCGCCGGGGCGCCGACTGGATCGCGTACTTCCTGCGGGCGATCGAGGAGCGGCCCTGGCGCGATGTGCTCGCCCAGTGGTGGCCCCGGCTGCTGCCGGGCCTGTACGGCGGTGCCACGCACCCGGTGATCCGGGTCGGCCACGCCGTACGCGTCATCACCAAGAGCGGCGAGAACGCGCCACGCCTCGCCGAACTCGCCCACGGACTCGGCTACTGGGCCGCCCGCCACCGACCGGTCGCCGGCCTCACCCCGCTCCCCGGCGCCCCGGACGCCGACGGCGCGCTCGACGCCGTACCGCCGATCGCCGACTTCACGGGCGGCTTCACGGACCGGCTCCCCCGGGTGGACCGGCTGCCGGTCTGGTCGGCGGACGTCACCGACCCGGACGAGGCGCGGCTACGGCTGACGGACCTGGTCCGCGCGGCGACCCACCGCTACGCCACGCACGGCCACGGCGAGCCGACGATGCTGGTCCACGCGGCGACGGCACCCAACGCCGTACTGCGCACGCTGCCCGCCCTGCCGCGCGCCCTGTGGGTGCCGAGCCTGCACGCGGCGTGGACGGCGACGGCGGCGGTGACGGCCATGTACGCGCCACCGGGACCGGCCCCGTACGCGCCGGTCACCGGCACCACCGCCGAAGAGGTCCTGGAGCGCGCTCTGGCCCACGGCGACGAACACGTCATCAAGTTCGCGGACACCGCCGTGGACGTGGGAGACGAACGGGCGCTGACCGCGGCGCTGCGGGCGGCCGACCTGAGCGAACCGCTCCCCTACTGA
- a CDS encoding cold-shock protein, with protein MPTGQVKWFNREKGFGFLSRDDGGDVFVHSSVLPAGIDALKPGQRVEFGVVAGQRGDQALSVTVIDPAPSVAAAQRRKPDELASIVQDLTTLLESITPTLERGRYPDKAQGANIAGLLRAVADQLDV; from the coding sequence GTGCCTACCGGCCAGGTCAAGTGGTTCAACCGTGAGAAGGGCTTCGGCTTTCTCTCCCGTGACGACGGCGGCGACGTCTTCGTCCACTCATCGGTCCTCCCTGCCGGAATCGACGCACTGAAGCCGGGCCAGCGCGTCGAGTTCGGCGTCGTCGCAGGCCAGCGCGGTGACCAGGCCCTGTCGGTCACCGTCATCGACCCGGCACCCTCGGTGGCCGCGGCCCAGCGCCGCAAGCCCGACGAACTGGCCTCGATCGTCCAGGACCTGACGACGCTTCTGGAGAGCATCACCCCCACGCTGGAGCGGGGCCGGTATCCGGACAAGGCCCAGGGCGCGAACATCGCGGGCCTGCTGCGCGCGGTCGCGGACCAACTGGACGTCTAG
- a CDS encoding FecCD family ABC transporter permease — translation MPAAAPANHRTRRVLVARRIGWTAAAAVALLLAILLSLAVGARAVAPSAVFDALLNGGQSDDAQVVRQLRVPRTVIGLMVGAALALAGTVLQGITRNPIADPGILGISQGAAVGVVMAIAFAGVHTLTGYVWFAFAGAAISSVAVYAIATRGRGGATPVKLALGGAAINALLVSVTMGILTTRAAALDEFRFWQVGSVAGRDAELVGQVWPFLVVGTVLVVSVARGLDALALGEDVAKGLGQNVGAVRLVGGVGATVLVGVGVAAAGPIAFIGLAVPHIARAIVGNDHRWLMPMAALVGPVMLLVADVVGRILFPPGEVPAGVMTALLGVPFLVALVRRKAVPA, via the coding sequence ATGCCAGCCGCCGCCCCGGCGAACCACCGCACCAGACGCGTTCTCGTCGCCCGCCGTATCGGCTGGACGGCCGCCGCGGCCGTGGCCCTGCTGCTCGCGATCCTGCTGAGCCTCGCGGTCGGGGCGCGCGCCGTCGCGCCGAGCGCCGTGTTCGACGCCCTGCTCAACGGGGGGCAGAGCGACGACGCCCAGGTCGTACGGCAGTTGCGGGTGCCCCGTACCGTCATCGGTCTGATGGTCGGTGCCGCGCTCGCGCTGGCCGGGACGGTCCTCCAGGGCATCACCCGTAACCCCATCGCCGACCCCGGCATCCTCGGCATCAGCCAGGGCGCGGCGGTCGGCGTCGTCATGGCCATCGCGTTCGCGGGGGTGCACACGCTGACCGGTTACGTGTGGTTCGCGTTCGCCGGCGCCGCCATCTCGTCGGTGGCGGTGTACGCGATCGCCACCCGGGGCAGAGGCGGCGCGACCCCGGTCAAACTCGCCCTCGGTGGCGCTGCGATCAACGCGCTCCTGGTCTCCGTCACGATGGGCATCCTGACGACGCGGGCGGCGGCGCTGGACGAGTTCCGCTTCTGGCAGGTGGGCTCGGTCGCGGGCCGGGACGCCGAACTGGTCGGCCAGGTCTGGCCGTTCCTCGTCGTCGGCACGGTGCTGGTGGTGTCCGTCGCGCGCGGGCTCGACGCGCTCGCGCTCGGCGAGGACGTCGCGAAGGGCCTCGGCCAGAACGTCGGGGCCGTACGCCTCGTGGGCGGCGTCGGCGCGACGGTGCTCGTCGGGGTCGGGGTCGCGGCGGCGGGCCCGATCGCGTTCATCGGCCTCGCCGTCCCGCACATCGCGCGCGCGATCGTCGGCAACGACCACCGCTGGCTGATGCCGATGGCCGCGCTCGTCGGGCCGGTGATGCTGCTGGTCGCGGACGTGGTCGGCCGGATCCTGTTCCCGCCGGGCGAGGTGCCCGCGGGCGTGATGACGGCGCTGCTGGGTGTGCCGTTCCTGGTCGCTCTCGTACGCAGGAAGGCGGTACCGGCGTGA
- a CDS encoding HAD family hydrolase, whose amino-acid sequence MTSTPAPTTVPTPASTRTPPPLTVGFDLDMTLIDSRPGIHAAYLALSAETGVPIDADLAVTRLGPPLDEELAHWFPADRIAEMGDRYREIYPTHAIKPTPLMLGAREAVAAVQALGGRAIVVTAKHEPNAKLHLAHLGVEPDEVIGWLWAEAKGEALREHGARVYVGDHIGDVRGARTAGALSVAVPTGPCDEAELRAAGADVVLSDLLAFPRWLRSYVADAPEGPVADLA is encoded by the coding sequence ATGACTTCGACTCCGGCCCCGACCACGGTCCCGACCCCGGCCTCGACCCGTACCCCGCCTCCGCTGACGGTCGGTTTCGACCTCGACATGACGCTCATCGACTCCCGGCCGGGCATCCACGCCGCCTACCTGGCACTTTCCGCCGAGACCGGTGTCCCGATCGACGCCGACCTGGCCGTGACCAGGCTCGGTCCGCCGCTCGACGAGGAGTTGGCGCACTGGTTCCCGGCCGACCGCATCGCCGAGATGGGTGACCGGTACAGGGAGATCTATCCCACACACGCGATCAAGCCGACGCCCCTGATGCTCGGCGCCCGCGAGGCTGTCGCCGCCGTCCAGGCACTCGGCGGGCGGGCGATCGTCGTGACGGCGAAGCACGAGCCGAACGCGAAGCTGCACCTCGCGCATCTCGGCGTGGAGCCGGACGAGGTGATCGGCTGGCTGTGGGCGGAGGCGAAGGGCGAGGCGCTGCGCGAGCACGGCGCGAGGGTGTACGTCGGTGACCACATCGGCGACGTACGGGGCGCCCGCACGGCGGGGGCGCTCTCGGTCGCGGTGCCGACGGGCCCCTGCGACGAGGCGGAACTCCGGGCGGCGGGCGCGGACGTGGTGCTGTCGGACCTGCTGGCGTTCCCGCGGTGGCTGCGGTCCTACGTGGCCGACGCCCCCGAGGGCCCGGTGGCGGACCTCGCCTGA